One window from the genome of Amaranthus tricolor cultivar Red isolate AtriRed21 chromosome 9, ASM2621246v1, whole genome shotgun sequence encodes:
- the LOC130824649 gene encoding uncharacterized protein LOC130824649 encodes MLEQLLIFTRGGLILWTCKELSNALRGSPIDTLIRSCLLEERSGLASYTYDAPGASYTLKWTFHNELGLVFVAVYQKILHLLYVDELLSLVKREFSEIYDPSRMDYGDFDDVYRQLMKEAEARAEEIKKSSKLGAKGVVSKKEELGRKGKFDQSSKKGGNLRSDDGEDGKGDKKLENGYVNGGGNVVEISKNQDSVNDKENLSSNNGAFDVNKLQKLRSKAGKKNNTVGFGSDKGGKVETKKKVTKKNRVWDEKAPEVKLDYTNPVTENGDEDVNYGVAVNEGESMMDKEEVISSDSEDEENEQVGNGSKVGSKSKGWFSSMFHSIAGNANLDRADLEPALKGLKDRLMSKNVAEEIAEKLCESVATSLEGKKLASFTRVSSTVQAAMEDALVRILTPKRSIDILRDVHAAKEQGKPYVVVFVGVNGVGKSTNLAKVAYWLQQHNVSVMMAACDTFRSGAVEQLRTHARRLKIPIFEKGYEKDPAIVAKEAIQEATRNHSDVVLVDTAGRMQDNEPLMRALSKLIYLNNPDLVLFVGEALVGNDAVDQLSKFNQKLADLSNSPNPRLIDGILLTKFDTIDDKVGAALSMVYISGAPVMFVGCGQSYTDLKKLNVKSIVKTLLK; translated from the exons ATGTTGGAGCAATTACTGATCTTTACAAGAGGAGGATTAATCCTCTGGACATGTAAAGAGCTAAGCAATGCATTGAGAGGCTCACCTATCGATACTTTGATCCGATCATGTCTTTTAGAAGAACGATCTGGATTAGCGTCGTATACTTACGACGCGCCTGGTGCATCTTACACATTAAAATGGACTTTTCACAATGAATTAGGTTTAGTTTTTGTTGCTGTGTATCAGAAAATTCTGCACTTGCTTTATGTGGATGAATTGCTTTCACTTGTTAAGCGTGAATTTTCGGAAATTTATGATCCGTCTAGGATGGATTATGGGGATTTTGATGATGTTTATAGACAATTGATGAAGGAAGCTGAGGCTAGAGCTGAGGAGATTAAGAAATCATCGAAATTGGGGGCAAAAGGAGTTGTTAGTAAGAAGGAGGAACTAGGAAGAAAGGGGAAATTTGATCAAAGTAGTAAAAAAGGTGGAAATTTGAGGAGTGATGATGGTGAGGATGGCAAAGGGGATAAGAAATTGGAGAATGGATATGTAAATGGGGGAGGAAATGTTGTTGAGATTTCAAAAAATCAAGACAGTGTAAATGATAAGGAGAATTTGAGCTCTAATAATGGAGCATTTGATGTAAATAAGCTTCAAAAGTTACGATCAAAGGCGGGGAAGAAGAATAATACGGTTGGTTTTGGTAGTGATAAGGGTGGTAAGGTGGAGACTAAGAAAAAGGTTACGAAGAAGAATCGAGTTTGGGATGAAAAAGCCCCAGAAGTTAAGCTGGATTATACTAATCCTGTGACTGAGAACGGTGATGAAGATGTGAATTATGGTGTTGCAGTTAATGAGGGTGAGAGTATGATGGATAAAGAGGAGGTTATCAGTAGTGATAGTGAGGATGAAGAAAATGAGCAAGTGGGGAATGGCTCTAAGGTTGGGTCTAAGTCAAAGGGGTGGTTTTCTTCAATGTTTCACAG TATTGCAGGAAACGCCAATTTGGATAGGGCTGATCTTGAGCCAGCTTTGAAAGGTTTGAAGGACAGGCTTATGTCTAAGAATGTG GCTGAAGAGATAGCGGAGAAACTCTGTGAATCAGTTGCAACCAGCCTTGAAGGTAAAAAGTTGGCTTCATTTACAAGGGTATCATCAACTGTGCAG GCTGCTATGGAAGATGCGCTTGTTCGCATCCTTACCCCTAAGCGTTCTATAGACATACTGAGGGATGTTCATGCTGCCAAAGAACAAGGGAAGCCATACGTCGTCGTGTTTGTAGGTGTCAATGGAGTCGGGAAGTCCACTAACCTTGCTAAG GTTGCATACTGGCTGCAGCAACACAATGTTAGTGTCATGATGGCTGCCTGTGATACATTTCGCTCTGGAGCTGTGGAGCAGCTTCGCACTCATGCACGCAGACTTAAG ATTCCAATCTTTGAGAAAGGTTATGAGAAGGATCCTGCTATTGTGGCAAAGGAAGCAATCCAAGAGGCTACCCGCAATCATTCGGATGTGGTTCTTGTTGACACTGCTGGTAGAATGCAG GACAATGAGCCATTGATGCGAGCACTGTCAAAGCTAATATACCTAAACAATCCAGATCTTGTCTTGTTTGTTGGTGAAGCACTTGTTGGTAATGATGCTGTGGATCAACTTTCAAAATTCAATCAG AAACTTGCTGATCTATCAAACTCTCCTAATCCAAGATTGATAGATGGCATTCTCCTTACCAAGTTTGACACCATAGATGATAAG GTTGGAGCTGCTTTGTCCATGGTATATATATCAGGGGCTCCTGTTATGTTTGTGGGTTGTGGACAGTCATACACCGACTTGAAGAAGCTCAATGTGAAGTCCATTGTCAAGACGCTTTTGAAGTGA
- the LOC130824650 gene encoding cytochrome P450 97B2, chloroplastic has product MASTNISVLQVHFLNGDFSSKFQPLFSLSTSSPIFSHKRRRFICESTSTEKTKSRNLLDNASNMLTNFLSGGNLGSLPTAEGAVSDLFGRPLFFSLYDWFLEHGSVYKLAFGPKAFVVVSDPIVARHVLRENAFSYDKGVLAEILEPIMGKGLIPADLDTWKQRRRVIAPGFHSLYLEAMARVFTDCAERTTLKFEKLLEDLPAQDTIELDLEAEFSSLALDIIGLGVFNYDFGSITKESPVIKAVYGTLFEAEHRSTFYIPYWKFPLARWIVPRQRKFWNDLKVINDCLDGLIKNAKETREETDVEKLQLRDYSNLKDASLLRFLVDMRGADADDRQLRDDLMTMLIAGHETTAAVLTWAIFLLAQNPSKMKKAQAEIDAVLGKGRISFDSLKKLEYIRLIVVEALRLYPQPPLLIRRSLKPDTLPGGYMGSKEGYKIPTGTDIFISVYNLHRSPFFWDRPDEFEPERFLVKKKSDGIEGWAGFDPSRSLGALYPNEIVSDFAFLPFGGGPRKCVGDQFALMESTIALGMLLQKFDVELRGSPDSVELVTGATIHTKNGLWCKLRKRANSQ; this is encoded by the exons ATGGCTTCCACCAACATCTCAGTTTTGCAAGTTCATTTCTTGAATGGAGATTTCTCATCAAAGTTCCaacctttgttctctctttcaACTTCTTCACCAATTTTCAGTCACAAACGTCGTCGTTTCAT ATGTGAATCAACTAGTACTGAAAAAACAAAGTCAAGAAACTTATTGGATAACGCAAGCAACATGTTGACAAATTTCTTAAGTGGCGGAAATCTTGGGTCTCTGCCAACAGCTGAAGGAGCAGTTTCTGATTTGTTTGGTCGACCTCTTTTCTTCTCGCTATATGATTGGTTCCTAGAG CATGGATCTGTATATAAACTTGCCTTTGGACCAAAAGCATTTGTCGTTGTCTCAGATCCTATCGTGGCTAGACATGTTCTTAGAGAGAATGCATTTTCTTATGATAAG GGAGTTCTTGCTGAAATCCTCGAACCCATAATGGGTAAAGGACTGATACCTGCTGACCTTGATACTTGGAAGCAAAGAAGAAGAG TCATTGCTCCTGGGTTCCATTCATTGTACTTGGAAGCCATGGCTAGAGTTTTCACTGACTGCGCTGAGAGAACAACGTTGAAATTTGAGAAACTTCTAGAAGATTTACCAGCACAGGATACGATTGAGTTGGATCTCGAAGCAGAATTCTCAAGTTTGGCACTTGATATTATTGGACTTGGCGTGTTTAACTATGACTTTGGTTCAATTACAAAAGAATCTCCTGTTATAAAG GCAGTGTACGGTACTCTTTTTGAAGCAGAACATAGATCCACCTTCTACATTCCGTACTGGAAGTTTCCTCTTGCTAGATGGATAGTACCAAGACAGAGGAAGTTTTGGAATGACCTAAAGGTCATCAATGATTGTCTTGATGGACTCATAAAAAATGCCAAAGAAACAAGAGAG GAGACGGACGTTGAAAAATTGCAGCTAAGAGATTATTCAAATCTTAAG GACGCTAGTTTACTGCGCTTTTTGGTTGATATGCGGGGCGCTGATGCTGATGACCGCCAG CTGAGGGATGACCTGATGACGATGTTGATAGCCGGGCATGAAACTACAGCTGCTGTTCTTACTTGGGCCATTTTCCTTCTTGCTCAG AATCCTTCCAAAATGAAGAAGGCTCAAGCAGAAATTGATGCAGTGCTAGGGAAGGGAAGAATAAGCTTTGATTCCCTTAAAAAATTAGA GTATATCAGACTTATTGTTGTAGAGGCTCTTCGGTTGTATCCGCAGCCCCCTTTGCTCATCAGACGTTCACTTAAACCAGATACATTACCAG GCGGATACATGGGCTCAAAAGAAGGATACAAAATTCCTACCGGAACTGATATATTTATATCT GTATATAATCTCCATAGATCTCCATTTTTCTGGGATAGACCTGACGAATTTGAACCAGAAAGATTCTTGGTCAAGAAAAAAAGCGATGGAATAGAAGGATGGGCTGGCTTTGATCCATCTCGGAGTCTGGGTGCTTTATATCCTAACGAG ATCGTATCAGATTTTGCGTTCTTGCCGTTCGGTGGTGGACCGAGAAAGTGCGTGGGAGATCAGTTTGCACTGATGGAATCTACAATTGCTTTGGGTATGTTGCTTCAAAAGTTTGATGTCGAGTTGAGAGGTTCGCCAGATTCAGTCGAACTTGTAACCGGGGCAACCATTCACACCAAGAATGGACTTTGGTGCAAATTGAGGAAAAGAGCGAACTCACAATAG
- the LOC130823914 gene encoding calmodulin-binding protein 25-like, whose translation MTSTSDWLHFHQSTTTVAGQAAIPYTASSASNFFFSGQDLEPIEPTMSTNITSPPTGQDPLGPSSGRVNKPARKRTRASRRTPTTFLNTDTFNFRAMVQQFTGGPSNNFNIPRPDYGLRPPMGQTQHQILGPLQYSNDNNNMFMQSEGRNDNVNMRLNGPGIGSPSNENRSSHSNFLFQL comes from the coding sequence ATGACTAGTACAAGTGATTGGCTACACTTTCACCAATCTACCACCACCGTGGCGGGCCAAGCTGCCATACCTTACACCGCCTCCTCGGCCTCCAACTTCTTTTTCTCGGGCCAGGACTTAGAGCCCATAGAACCAACCATGAGCACCAACATAACCTCACCGCCGACCGGCCAGGATCCACTAGGCCCTTCATCAGGTCGGGTCAATAAGCCCGCTCGTAAGAGGACCCGTGCCTCACGTCGAACCCCGACTACGTTCCTCAACACCGATACCTTCAACTTCCGGGCCATGGTCCAGCAGTTCACGGGTGGGCCAAGTAACAACTTCAACATTCCCCGGCCAGATTATGGGCTTCGGCCTCCAATGGGCCAAACACAACACCAAATTCTAGGCCCATTACAATACTCCAACGACAATAACAATATGTTCATGCAGAGTGAAGGAAGAAATGATAATGTGAATATGAGATTAAACGGGCCGGGCATCGGGTCACCATCTAATGAGAACAGAAGCAGCCACAGTAATTTCCTTTTTCAACTGTAG